The window CCGAGCAGGATCGCGAGCACGCCGAGCACCACGGTGGTCACGCGTGCCACGCGCATTTCGTCGCGATCGGACGCGCGCCCGTGCCGCAGCACGTTCGCGTAGAGGTCGTGCGAGATCGCCGACGAGCCCGCGAGCGTGAGTCCGGCGACCACGGCCAGGATCGTCGAGAACGCGACCGCGCAGATGAAGCCGAGAAACATGTTGCCGCCGACCGCATGCGCGAGGTGGATCGCCACCATGTTGGCGCCGCCCGTCACGGCGCCCGACGCGTCGTGATACTGCGGGTCGGGCGCGACGAGCGCGATGGTGCCGAAGCCGATGATGACGATCAGCATGTAGCCGACGCCGACGATGCCGGTCGCATGCAGGATGCTCTTGCGGGCCGCCTTGACGTCGCCGACCGTGAAGAAGCGCATCAGGATGTGCGGCAGGCCCGCCGTGCCGAAGATCAGCGCGAGGCCGAGCGACACGGCCGAGACCGGATCGGAGACGAGGCCGCCCGGGCGCAGGATCGCCGCATGCTTCGGATGCACGCTCACGGCCTGCGCGAACAGCGCGTCGAGGCTGAACCCGAAACGGCCGAGCACCATGAATGCCATGAACGCCGCGCCGGCGAGCAGCAGCACGGCCTTGACGATCTGGATCCAGGTGGTCGCGAGCATCCCGCCGAAGAACACGTAGACGACCATCAGCACGCCGACGACCAGCACCGCGACCGTGTAGTCGAGACCGAACAGCAGCTCGACCAGCTTGCCCGCGCCGACCATCTGCGACACCAGATACAGCAACACGATGACGATCGAGCTCGATGCGGCGAACGCGCGGATCGGCCGTTGCCGCAGGCGATAGGACACGACGTCGGCGAGTGTGTACTTGCCGAGATTGCGCAGCGGTTCGGCGATCAGGAACAGGATGATCGGCCAGCTCGCGAGAAAGCCGACCGAATAGATCAGGCCGTCGTAGCCGCTCGTGAACACCAGCGCGGAAATGCCGAGCAGCGACGCGGCCGACATGTAGTCGCCGGCGATCGCCCAGCCGTTCTGGAGCGCGGTGATCCGGCCGCCGGCCGCGTAATGGTCAGCCACGCTGTGATTCTTGCGCGCGGCCCAGCGCGTGATGACCAGCGTCGACGCGACGAACAGCAGGAACATGCCGATCGCGACCGGGTTGTGCCCGTGTGCGAGCGTCGCGGGGCTGGCCGCCGCGAATGCCGGTGAAGTGCCGACGGCGGCGAGCGATGCGAGGAGCAGGCGTTTCATTGCGCGTCTCCGTCACGAAGCGACGCGACGAGCACGTCGTGGACCGAGTTGGCCTGGAACACGTACAGCGCGACCAGCGCGAACGTGACGACGAACATGCCGAAGCCGACCGGGATGCCCCACGGCGTCGGCCGGCCCGGCACGATCGGCTGGCCGAGCAGCGTCGGCGAAAGCGCCAGCGTCAGGATGAATGCGAAATACAGCGCGAGCATGACGAGCGTCAGCGACCAGGCGAGCAGCCTTCTGCGCATGACGAGCGTGCGAAAACGCGCATCGCGCAGCAGCGGATGCGGGGTTTGTGCCGGCGCGTCCGCGTCGGGCGCGGTGCCGGCGGCGGCCGGAAGCGAGTGGTTCACGATGTCTCCTCGATGAATCGAATGTCATGGCCTGGGAGCGGGCGTCGCACGTGTCGCACGCGACGCCCGCCCGCGCGCGACTCAGAAATGCGGCGGCACGGCGGTTTCCCGCATCACGACCTCCGGCGTTCGATAGCGCTCGGCCATTTCGCGCTCGGTGTCGTTTTTCAGTTGCGACTGCATGTAGGCGCCGAGATGGCGCGCATGCTGCACGATCGCCACGCCGAATGCCGTGCGCGTTTCGCTGTATTCGCACAGCGCGTCGAGCGTGTCGGCGCGCGTGGCGAGTGACGCGACGAGCGCGAGCGCATCGCCGGCCGCCTTCGTGACGCCCATTCCGCAATGCGGCCGCGCGACGAACGCGGCATCGCCGAGCAGCGCGATACGGCCAAACGCCATGCGCGGCACCTCGAGGTCGTAGATCGGCTGGAACAGCGGCTGCGCCGCGCTGGAAACGACTTCCGCGAACTGCGGAGCGAGCAGCGCGTGGGCCGCATCCTCGAGATCCACGAGGACGTCGCGCCGGATCAGCGTCGGCGGAATGCCGCCCGCCCAAAGCTTGCCGGTCTCGTCGGTCAGCAGGTTCGGGAGGTCGGTGTCTTCGCGCGTCGCGCGATACCAGACGAAGTTGTAGCGGCGCTCGCCGGGCCGAGTGCTGTTGCCCTGGCCGGCGACCGGATAGCCGAGGATCTGTTCGTGCGGCGGCAGGCCGAATGCGAACTTGTCGAACAGGGCGGCGTGGGTCGCGTCCGACAGCGCGGCTTCGTCGACCAGCCCGCGCCATGCGACGTAGCCCGCGTATTGAAGCCGCGCGTCCGGCACGAGCCGTTCGCGAATCGCCGAGCGGAACCCGTCGGCCGCGACGACGAGGTCCGCGCGCACGACCGAGCCGTCGGACAGCGTGACGCACGCGTGCTCCGGCCCGTCCGAAACGTCGGTCACGACGGCGCCCGGGTGATAGTGCTGATCAGGCAACGCCGCGCGCAGCACGTGGTACATCTTGCTCCATGCGGTGAGCGTCTGCGGCAGCCGGCGCTCCGACGCCACGGCGCCGTCCTGCGACAGCGTGATGCGGGACTCGACCTTGACGCCGATCGACTCGTCGATGCGCACGCCCGCGGCGAGCATCACGTCGAACAGTTCGGGGTGCGTGACGATGCCGGCACCGCGGCCCGACAGCGCTTCGGGCACCCGCTCGTACACGTCCACGTCCCAGCCGTTGCGCAGCAGGAGGTTCGCGGCGAACAGTCCACCCAGCGAGCCGCCGACGATGACGGCCTTGCGGTGAGTTGAAGTGAGGTTGTTCATGTCAGTCTCCGATGGCGGCGCCGGCCGATTCGGCCGTGCCGGGAAGCGCCAGGCCTTCGACCTCGGCGGCGGGGAAGTTGAGCTCGATCGTCACGCCGGATGGATCCTCGATGAAGACCTGATGCAGCCCGAGGCTCGGCACCGTGCGGTCGCGCCACG is drawn from Burkholderia diffusa and contains these coding sequences:
- the actP gene encoding cation/acetate symporter ActP, giving the protein MKRLLLASLAAVGTSPAFAAASPATLAHGHNPVAIGMFLLFVASTLVITRWAARKNHSVADHYAAGGRITALQNGWAIAGDYMSAASLLGISALVFTSGYDGLIYSVGFLASWPIILFLIAEPLRNLGKYTLADVVSYRLRQRPIRAFAASSSIVIVLLYLVSQMVGAGKLVELLFGLDYTVAVLVVGVLMVVYVFFGGMLATTWIQIVKAVLLLAGAAFMAFMVLGRFGFSLDALFAQAVSVHPKHAAILRPGGLVSDPVSAVSLGLALIFGTAGLPHILMRFFTVGDVKAARKSILHATGIVGVGYMLIVIIGFGTIALVAPDPQYHDASGAVTGGANMVAIHLAHAVGGNMFLGFICAVAFSTILAVVAGLTLAGSSAISHDLYANVLRHGRASDRDEMRVARVTTVVLGVLAILLGIAFEKQNIAFIVSLTFSIAASSNFPVLLLSIYWRGLTTRGAVLGGLLGLATAVTLTVLSPTVWVTVLGHAHAVYPYEYPALFSMAAAFAGIVLFSVTDRSARARHERAQFDIQLVACETGITPRGRAA
- a CDS encoding FAD binding domain-containing protein, producing the protein MNNLTSTHRKAVIVGGSLGGLFAANLLLRNGWDVDVYERVPEALSGRGAGIVTHPELFDVMLAAGVRIDESIGVKVESRITLSQDGAVASERRLPQTLTAWSKMYHVLRAALPDQHYHPGAVVTDVSDGPEHACVTLSDGSVVRADLVVAADGFRSAIRERLVPDARLQYAGYVAWRGLVDEAALSDATHAALFDKFAFGLPPHEQILGYPVAGQGNSTRPGERRYNFVWYRATREDTDLPNLLTDETGKLWAGGIPPTLIRRDVLVDLEDAAHALLAPQFAEVVSSAAQPLFQPIYDLEVPRMAFGRIALLGDAAFVARPHCGMGVTKAAGDALALVASLATRADTLDALCEYSETRTAFGVAIVQHARHLGAYMQSQLKNDTEREMAERYRTPEVVMRETAVPPHF
- a CDS encoding DUF485 domain-containing protein codes for the protein MNHSLPAAAGTAPDADAPAQTPHPLLRDARFRTLVMRRRLLAWSLTLVMLALYFAFILTLALSPTLLGQPIVPGRPTPWGIPVGFGMFVVTFALVALYVFQANSVHDVLVASLRDGDAQ